In the genome of Methylomagnum ishizawai, the window AGGCATCGTGGCGCTCGCGGTTGCCGTCGAGGTGGATGGAGAAGGTCAGGTAGGGGGAAGGCTGGTAATCGTCGATGCGCTTCTTGAGCAACAAGGCGTTGGTGCAGAGATAGACATATTTGCCCCGCGCGATGATGCCCTCGACGATCTGGGGTAGTTCCTTGTGCAGCAAGGGTTCGCCACCCGCGATGGACACGATGGGCGCACCGCATTCGTCCACCGACTGCAAAGCTTCCTCGACGCTTAAGCGGCGATTAAGAATCTCGTCTGGATAATCGATCTTGCCGCAACCGGCGCAGGCCAGGTTACAGCGGAACAGGGGTTCGAGCATCAGCACCAGGGGATAGCGCTGATTCCCCTTGAATTTCTGCTGTAGAAGATATTTCGCCACGGTGAACTGTTGCCGTAGTGGAACGCCCATGCGTCGTCTCCATTGGATAAGGTCGGTTGAAACTATCGGGGATGGCGTCCTGTTGCGTAATAGAAACACGACCGGCCATCGGAAATCTTGGTCGGGCCTTGGAATTCCCTGGCTCCAGCGTCGTGGAAACCGGGAAACTCCAACTATTCCCAAACTTTGAACAACATGCTAGCGTTTAGTTGTATTTTCCTCAACTTTTTTTCGTTAAAATACAACATCGCTTGACGGAAAGACCGATAGCCCAAGCCCCGGCCCCGCTGCCGGGACCGCCCAAGACCCGAAACGGTTGGAAAAACACCACACGGAGCCGCGTTGCCCGCATGAGCGCTCACCGCCCCATGGACCTATCCCAGGGGACCGCATCCCTGTCCGACGACGCCCTGCAAGATCATCTTTTGCAAGGCGTCTCGCGCACTTTCGCCCTGACCATCCCGCAATTGCCCCCGGCCTTGGCCAAGCCGGTCTCCAATGCTTATTTACTGTGCCGGATCGTCGATACCATCGAGGACGAGGTCGCGCTGGATTCCATCCAGAAGCGCCGGTTCTGCCAACAATTCGCCCAGGTGGTACGGGGCCGGGAGCCGCCCGAATCCCTGCGCGACGCACTGGCCCCGCTGCTGTCGGACCAAACCCTCCCCGCCGAGCGCGAATTGATCGGCCTGATCCCCAGGGTCGTCGCCATCACCCACGGCTTCGCGGAAGAACAGCAGGACGCCCTCGCCTGTTGCGTCGAGATCATGGCGCGGGGCATGGCCGAATTCCAGGACCGCGACCTCCGCCACGGGCTCGCCACGATGGCGGAAATGGACGCCTATTGCTATTACGTGGCCGGTGTGGTCGGGGAAATGCTGACCCGCTTGTTCTGCCATTATTCGCCCGAACTCGCCGCCCACCGCGCGGCCATGATGCAACTCGCCGTCTCCTTCGGCCAGGGCTTGCAGATGACCAATATCCTCAAAGACCTGTGGGACGACCATGGCCGGGGCGTGTGCTGGTTGCCGCGGAGCATCTTCGACGCCCACGGCTACGACTTGCGCGGCCTCAAGCCCAGCCATGACAGCCCGGCCTTCCGCGCCGGTTTCCAGGATTTGATCGGCATCGCCCGCGGCCATTTGCACAACGCCTTACGCTACACCCTGTTCATCCCGCCGCAAGAAACCGGACTCCGGGAATTCTGCCTATGGGCCTTGGGGATGGCGGTACTGACCTTGCGCAAGATCAACCGCCATTTGGATTTCGCCGTCTCCTCCGAAGTCAAGATCACCCGCCGCGCGGTCAAGGTCACCATCCTGACCAGCCGCTTGTTCCGTGCCTACAACCCGCTGCTGAAGGCCAGTTTCGCCCTCGCCACCGCCGGGTTGCCGCCGGAGCCCCACCGGCCCTTGCTCCCGGCGCAGCCTCCAGAATCCTAAGCAGCCAACCACAATAAGGGAATCTCTTAGCTATGTTTACAGAACCGGCAGCCCGCAACACCGCTATCGATTCGGCCTTCCTCAAGCCTTACGAAACCCCGCTGGACCAAGCCATCCGCCGCGTCAAGGACCACCTCTTGGCGCTACAGCACGAGGAAGGCTAT includes:
- a CDS encoding phytoene/squalene synthase family protein; protein product: MSAHRPMDLSQGTASLSDDALQDHLLQGVSRTFALTIPQLPPALAKPVSNAYLLCRIVDTIEDEVALDSIQKRRFCQQFAQVVRGREPPESLRDALAPLLSDQTLPAERELIGLIPRVVAITHGFAEEQQDALACCVEIMARGMAEFQDRDLRHGLATMAEMDAYCYYVAGVVGEMLTRLFCHYSPELAAHRAAMMQLAVSFGQGLQMTNILKDLWDDHGRGVCWLPRSIFDAHGYDLRGLKPSHDSPAFRAGFQDLIGIARGHLHNALRYTLFIPPQETGLREFCLWALGMAVLTLRKINRHLDFAVSSEVKITRRAVKVTILTSRLFRAYNPLLKASFALATAGLPPEPHRPLLPAQPPES